In Ostrea edulis chromosome 4, xbOstEdul1.1, whole genome shotgun sequence, a single window of DNA contains:
- the LOC125669950 gene encoding sterol carrier protein 2-like isoform X3: protein MAKEAGTKALEDAGVTYDQIEHACVGYCYGDTTCGQRALYQLGMSGIPIYNVNNACATGSTALYMAKNLIMGGLADCVLALGFEKMQKGSLGSTYTDRTNPMDKHMEVMMNAHGLDKGPITAQMFGNAGREHMEKYGTQPEHFAKIAWKNHKHSTNNPYSQFRDEYSLEQIMASPKIHDPLTKLQCCPTSDGSAAAVLCSEEFVKKHNLQNQAVEIVAMEMGTDFPSAFKDNSCMKMVGYDMAKAVANRAFEKAGLSRDAVQVVELHDCFSCNELITYEALGLCEEGKAKDLIDSGNNTYGGKFVINPSGGLISKGHPLGATGLAQCAELSWQLRGMAGRRQVNGAKVALQHNLGLGGAVVISIYRLGFPNAQRQIQAAPASSSTEKDFKCKVIFDEIKENLDKDGPTWVKKMKGVFCFKVKGAGGNQGVWVVDAKNGSGSVKFGVEPKGDVTIIMSDDDMVNLMMGKLNPQQAFFQGKLKIQGNMGLAMKLREFQNRTKSKL, encoded by the exons ATGGCCAAAGAAGCAG GAACAAAAGCCCTGGAGGATGCTGGTGTGACGTATGATCAGATTGAGCATGCTTGTGTGGGATATTGTTACG GAGACACCACCTGTGGACAGAGGGCACTATACCAGCTTGGAATGAGTGGGATCCCAATCTACAAT GTGAACAATGCCTGTGCCACAGGATCTACTGCACTGTATATGGCAAAGAACCTCATAATGGGAG GACTGGCAGATTGCGTGCTGGCGCTCGGATTTGAAAAGATGCAGAAAGGATCCCTAGGATCAACT TATACAGACAGAACGAACCCAATGGACAAACATATGGAGGTAATGATGAATGCCCACGGACTAGACAAGGGACCCATCACCGCTCAGATGTTTGGAAATGCAGGCCGGGAACACATGGAAAAATACG GAACACAACCAGAGCATTTTGCAAAGATTGCCTGGAAGAACCACAAACACTCCACTAACAATCC cTACTCCCAGTTCCGTGATGAATATTCTCTGGAACAGATCATGGCATCCCCTAAAATTCACGATCCTCTCACCAAGCTGCAATGTTG TCCAACGTCAGATGGATCAGCAGCTGCGGTTTTGTGCAGCGAagaatttgtaaagaaacaTAACCTACAAAATCAGGCTGTTGAAATTGTTGCCATGGAAATGGGCACTGATTTCCCAAGCGCATTTAAGGACAACTCTTGTATGAAAATG GTTGGATATGACATGGCAAAAGCAGTAGCCAATCGAGCATTTGAGAAAGCAG GGTTGAGCAGAGATGCGGTACAGGTTGTGGAACTTCATGACTGTTTCTCGTGTAATGAGCTCATTACCTATGAGGCTTTGGGCCTGTGTGAGGAAG GGAAAGCCAAGGATTTGATTGACTCTGGAAACAACACATATGGTGGAAAGTTTGTCATCAACCCAAGTGGCGGACTCATTTCAAAAGGACACCCTCTAGGCGCCACCG GTCTGGCTCAGTGTGCGGAGCTTAGCTGGCAGCTGAGGGGAATGGCAGGAAGGAGACAAGTGAACGGGGCCAAGGTGGCGTTGCAACACAACTTGGGGCTAGGTGGCGCTGTGGTTATTAGTATTTATAGACTGGGATTTCCTAATGCTCA ACGACAAATTCAAGCTGCTCCTGCCAGCAGTTCAACAGAGAAGGACTTCAAATGCAAAGTCATCTTCgatgaaatcaaagaaaatcTGGACAAG GATGGACCAACTTGGGTGAAAAAGATGAAGGGTGTTTTTTGCTTCAAAGTTAAAGGAGCTGGTGGGAATCAAGGCGTGTGGGTAGTGGATGCTAAAAATGGAAGCGGATCAGTCAAATTTGGAGTCGAGC CTAAGGGTGACGTGACAATAATAATGTCAGATGATGACATGGTGAACCTAATGATGGGCAAACTGAATCCACAGCAG GCATTCTTCCAAGGAAAGCTGAAGATCCAGGGCAACATGGGGCTGGCCATGAAACTGCGGGAATTCCAAAACAGAACCAAGTCCAAGCTGTGA
- the LOC125669950 gene encoding sterol carrier protein 2-like isoform X2, protein MAASRQTANRRVFVVGVGMTKFEKPGRRDDFDYPDMAKEAGTKALEDAGVTYDQIEHACVGYCYGDTTCGQRALYQLGMSGIPIYNVNNACATGSTALYMAKNLIMGGLADCVLALGFEKMERGSLKKKYTDRTNPMDKHMEVMMNAHGLDKGPITAQMFGNAGREHMEKYGTQPEHFAKIAWKNHKHSTNNPYSQFRDEYSLEQIMASPKIHDPLTKLQCCPTSDGSAAAVLCSEEFVKKHNLQNQAVEIVAMEMGTDFPSAFKDNSCMKMVGYDMAKAVANRAFEKAGLSRDAVQVVELHDCFSCNELITYEALGLCEEGKAKDLIDSGNNTYGGKFVINPSGGLISKGHPLGATGLAQCAELSWQLRGMAGRRQVNGAKVALQHNLGLGGAVVISIYRLGFPNAQRQIQAAPASSSTEKDFKCKVIFDEIKENLDKDGPTWVKKMKGVFCFKVKGAGGNQGVWVVDAKNGSGSVKFGVEPKGDVTIIMSDDDMVNLMMGKLNPQQAFFQGKLKIQGNMGLAMKLREFQNRTKSKL, encoded by the exons ATGGCAGCCTCCAGACAAACAGCCAACAGACGAGTATTTGTGGTCGGAGTCGGCATGACCAAG TTTGAGAAGCCAGGTCGCCGAGATGACTTTGATTATCCAGATATGGCCAAAGAAGCAG GAACAAAAGCCCTGGAGGATGCTGGTGTGACGTATGATCAGATTGAGCATGCTTGTGTGGGATATTGTTACG GAGACACCACCTGTGGACAGAGGGCACTATACCAGCTTGGAATGAGTGGGATCCCAATCTACAAT GTGAACAATGCCTGTGCCACAGGATCTACTGCACTGTATATGGCAAAGAACCTCATAATGGGAG GGCTAGCTGATTGTGTATTGGCTCTTGGATTTGAGAAGATGGAGAGAGGGTCACTGAAAAAGAAG TATACAGACAGAACGAACCCAATGGACAAACATATGGAGGTAATGATGAATGCCCACGGACTAGACAAGGGACCCATCACCGCTCAGATGTTTGGAAATGCAGGCCGGGAACACATGGAAAAATACG GAACACAACCAGAGCATTTTGCAAAGATTGCCTGGAAGAACCACAAACACTCCACTAACAATCC cTACTCCCAGTTCCGTGATGAATATTCTCTGGAACAGATCATGGCATCCCCTAAAATTCACGATCCTCTCACCAAGCTGCAATGTTG TCCAACGTCAGATGGATCAGCAGCTGCGGTTTTGTGCAGCGAagaatttgtaaagaaacaTAACCTACAAAATCAGGCTGTTGAAATTGTTGCCATGGAAATGGGCACTGATTTCCCAAGCGCATTTAAGGACAACTCTTGTATGAAAATG GTTGGATATGACATGGCAAAAGCAGTAGCCAATCGAGCATTTGAGAAAGCAG GGTTGAGCAGAGATGCGGTACAGGTTGTGGAACTTCATGACTGTTTCTCGTGTAATGAGCTCATTACCTATGAGGCTTTGGGCCTGTGTGAGGAAG GGAAAGCCAAGGATTTGATTGACTCTGGAAACAACACATATGGTGGAAAGTTTGTCATCAACCCAAGTGGCGGACTCATTTCAAAAGGACACCCTCTAGGCGCCACCG GTCTGGCTCAGTGTGCGGAGCTTAGCTGGCAGCTGAGGGGAATGGCAGGAAGGAGACAAGTGAACGGGGCCAAGGTGGCGTTGCAACACAACTTGGGGCTAGGTGGCGCTGTGGTTATTAGTATTTATAGACTGGGATTTCCTAATGCTCA ACGACAAATTCAAGCTGCTCCTGCCAGCAGTTCAACAGAGAAGGACTTCAAATGCAAAGTCATCTTCgatgaaatcaaagaaaatcTGGACAAG GATGGACCAACTTGGGTGAAAAAGATGAAGGGTGTTTTTTGCTTCAAAGTTAAAGGAGCTGGTGGGAATCAAGGCGTGTGGGTAGTGGATGCTAAAAATGGAAGCGGATCAGTCAAATTTGGAGTCGAGC CTAAGGGTGACGTGACAATAATAATGTCAGATGATGACATGGTGAACCTAATGATGGGCAAACTGAATCCACAGCAG GCATTCTTCCAAGGAAAGCTGAAGATCCAGGGCAACATGGGGCTGGCCATGAAACTGCGGGAATTCCAAAACAGAACCAAGTCCAAGCTGTGA
- the LOC125669950 gene encoding sterol carrier protein 2-like isoform X4 translates to MGGKSGSVKRVILYITRNLIMGGKSGSVERAILYITRNLIMGGKSGSVERAILYITKNLIMGGLADCVLALGFEKMQKGSLGSTYTDRTNPMDKHMEVMMNAHGLDKGPITAQMFGNAGREHMEKYGTQPEHFAKIAWKNHKHSTNNPYSQFRDEYSLEQIMASPKIHDPLTKLQCCPTSDGSAAAVLCSEEFVKKHNLQNQAVEIVAMEMGTDFPSAFKDNSCMKMVGYDMAKAVANRAFEKAGLSRDAVQVVELHDCFSCNELITYEALGLCEEGKAKDLIDSGNNTYGGKFVINPSGGLISKGHPLGATGLAQCAELSWQLRGMAGRRQVNGAKVALQHNLGLGGAVVISIYRLGFPNAQRQIQAAPASSSTEKDFKCKVIFDEIKENLDKDGPTWVKKMKGVFCFKVKGAGGNQGVWVVDAKNGSGSVKFGVEPKGDVTIIMSDDDMVNLMMGKLNPQQAFFQGKLKIQGNMGLAMKLREFQNRTKSKL, encoded by the exons ATGGGAGGTAAGTCTGGGTCTGTAAAGAGGGTCATACTGTATATAACAAGGAACCTCATAATGGGAGGTAAGTCTGGGTCTGTAGAGAGGGCCATACTGTATATAACAAGGAACCTCATAATGGGAGGTAAGTCTGGGTCTGTAGAGAGGGCCATACTGTATATAACAAAGAACCTCATAATGGGAG GACTGGCAGATTGCGTGCTGGCGCTCGGATTTGAAAAGATGCAGAAAGGATCCCTAGGATCAACT TATACAGACAGAACGAACCCAATGGACAAACATATGGAGGTAATGATGAATGCCCACGGACTAGACAAGGGACCCATCACCGCTCAGATGTTTGGAAATGCAGGCCGGGAACACATGGAAAAATACG GAACACAACCAGAGCATTTTGCAAAGATTGCCTGGAAGAACCACAAACACTCCACTAACAATCC cTACTCCCAGTTCCGTGATGAATATTCTCTGGAACAGATCATGGCATCCCCTAAAATTCACGATCCTCTCACCAAGCTGCAATGTTG TCCAACGTCAGATGGATCAGCAGCTGCGGTTTTGTGCAGCGAagaatttgtaaagaaacaTAACCTACAAAATCAGGCTGTTGAAATTGTTGCCATGGAAATGGGCACTGATTTCCCAAGCGCATTTAAGGACAACTCTTGTATGAAAATG GTTGGATATGACATGGCAAAAGCAGTAGCCAATCGAGCATTTGAGAAAGCAG GGTTGAGCAGAGATGCGGTACAGGTTGTGGAACTTCATGACTGTTTCTCGTGTAATGAGCTCATTACCTATGAGGCTTTGGGCCTGTGTGAGGAAG GGAAAGCCAAGGATTTGATTGACTCTGGAAACAACACATATGGTGGAAAGTTTGTCATCAACCCAAGTGGCGGACTCATTTCAAAAGGACACCCTCTAGGCGCCACCG GTCTGGCTCAGTGTGCGGAGCTTAGCTGGCAGCTGAGGGGAATGGCAGGAAGGAGACAAGTGAACGGGGCCAAGGTGGCGTTGCAACACAACTTGGGGCTAGGTGGCGCTGTGGTTATTAGTATTTATAGACTGGGATTTCCTAATGCTCA ACGACAAATTCAAGCTGCTCCTGCCAGCAGTTCAACAGAGAAGGACTTCAAATGCAAAGTCATCTTCgatgaaatcaaagaaaatcTGGACAAG GATGGACCAACTTGGGTGAAAAAGATGAAGGGTGTTTTTTGCTTCAAAGTTAAAGGAGCTGGTGGGAATCAAGGCGTGTGGGTAGTGGATGCTAAAAATGGAAGCGGATCAGTCAAATTTGGAGTCGAGC CTAAGGGTGACGTGACAATAATAATGTCAGATGATGACATGGTGAACCTAATGATGGGCAAACTGAATCCACAGCAG GCATTCTTCCAAGGAAAGCTGAAGATCCAGGGCAACATGGGGCTGGCCATGAAACTGCGGGAATTCCAAAACAGAACCAAGTCCAAGCTGTGA
- the LOC125669950 gene encoding sterol carrier protein 2-like isoform X5, producing the protein MGGKSGSVKRVILYITRNLIMGGKSGSVERAILYITRNLIMGGKSGSVERAILYITKNLIMGGLADCVLALGFEKMERGSLKKKYTDRTNPMDKHMEVMMNAHGLDKGPITAQMFGNAGREHMEKYGTQPEHFAKIAWKNHKHSTNNPYSQFRDEYSLEQIMASPKIHDPLTKLQCCPTSDGSAAAVLCSEEFVKKHNLQNQAVEIVAMEMGTDFPSAFKDNSCMKMVGYDMAKAVANRAFEKAGLSRDAVQVVELHDCFSCNELITYEALGLCEEGKAKDLIDSGNNTYGGKFVINPSGGLISKGHPLGATGLAQCAELSWQLRGMAGRRQVNGAKVALQHNLGLGGAVVISIYRLGFPNAQRQIQAAPASSSTEKDFKCKVIFDEIKENLDKDGPTWVKKMKGVFCFKVKGAGGNQGVWVVDAKNGSGSVKFGVEPKGDVTIIMSDDDMVNLMMGKLNPQQAFFQGKLKIQGNMGLAMKLREFQNRTKSKL; encoded by the exons ATGGGAGGTAAGTCTGGGTCTGTAAAGAGGGTCATACTGTATATAACAAGGAACCTCATAATGGGAGGTAAGTCTGGGTCTGTAGAGAGGGCCATACTGTATATAACAAGGAACCTCATAATGGGAGGTAAGTCTGGGTCTGTAGAGAGGGCCATACTGTATATAACAAAGAACCTCATAATGGGAG GGCTAGCTGATTGTGTATTGGCTCTTGGATTTGAGAAGATGGAGAGAGGGTCACTGAAAAAGAAG TATACAGACAGAACGAACCCAATGGACAAACATATGGAGGTAATGATGAATGCCCACGGACTAGACAAGGGACCCATCACCGCTCAGATGTTTGGAAATGCAGGCCGGGAACACATGGAAAAATACG GAACACAACCAGAGCATTTTGCAAAGATTGCCTGGAAGAACCACAAACACTCCACTAACAATCC cTACTCCCAGTTCCGTGATGAATATTCTCTGGAACAGATCATGGCATCCCCTAAAATTCACGATCCTCTCACCAAGCTGCAATGTTG TCCAACGTCAGATGGATCAGCAGCTGCGGTTTTGTGCAGCGAagaatttgtaaagaaacaTAACCTACAAAATCAGGCTGTTGAAATTGTTGCCATGGAAATGGGCACTGATTTCCCAAGCGCATTTAAGGACAACTCTTGTATGAAAATG GTTGGATATGACATGGCAAAAGCAGTAGCCAATCGAGCATTTGAGAAAGCAG GGTTGAGCAGAGATGCGGTACAGGTTGTGGAACTTCATGACTGTTTCTCGTGTAATGAGCTCATTACCTATGAGGCTTTGGGCCTGTGTGAGGAAG GGAAAGCCAAGGATTTGATTGACTCTGGAAACAACACATATGGTGGAAAGTTTGTCATCAACCCAAGTGGCGGACTCATTTCAAAAGGACACCCTCTAGGCGCCACCG GTCTGGCTCAGTGTGCGGAGCTTAGCTGGCAGCTGAGGGGAATGGCAGGAAGGAGACAAGTGAACGGGGCCAAGGTGGCGTTGCAACACAACTTGGGGCTAGGTGGCGCTGTGGTTATTAGTATTTATAGACTGGGATTTCCTAATGCTCA ACGACAAATTCAAGCTGCTCCTGCCAGCAGTTCAACAGAGAAGGACTTCAAATGCAAAGTCATCTTCgatgaaatcaaagaaaatcTGGACAAG GATGGACCAACTTGGGTGAAAAAGATGAAGGGTGTTTTTTGCTTCAAAGTTAAAGGAGCTGGTGGGAATCAAGGCGTGTGGGTAGTGGATGCTAAAAATGGAAGCGGATCAGTCAAATTTGGAGTCGAGC CTAAGGGTGACGTGACAATAATAATGTCAGATGATGACATGGTGAACCTAATGATGGGCAAACTGAATCCACAGCAG GCATTCTTCCAAGGAAAGCTGAAGATCCAGGGCAACATGGGGCTGGCCATGAAACTGCGGGAATTCCAAAACAGAACCAAGTCCAAGCTGTGA
- the LOC125669950 gene encoding sterol carrier protein 2-like isoform X1: MAASRQTANRRVFVVGVGMTKFEKPGRRDDFDYPDMAKEAGTKALEDAGVTYDQIEHACVGYCYGDTTCGQRALYQLGMSGIPIYNVNNACATGSTALYMAKNLIMGGLADCVLALGFEKMQKGSLGSTYTDRTNPMDKHMEVMMNAHGLDKGPITAQMFGNAGREHMEKYGTQPEHFAKIAWKNHKHSTNNPYSQFRDEYSLEQIMASPKIHDPLTKLQCCPTSDGSAAAVLCSEEFVKKHNLQNQAVEIVAMEMGTDFPSAFKDNSCMKMVGYDMAKAVANRAFEKAGLSRDAVQVVELHDCFSCNELITYEALGLCEEGKAKDLIDSGNNTYGGKFVINPSGGLISKGHPLGATGLAQCAELSWQLRGMAGRRQVNGAKVALQHNLGLGGAVVISIYRLGFPNAQRQIQAAPASSSTEKDFKCKVIFDEIKENLDKDGPTWVKKMKGVFCFKVKGAGGNQGVWVVDAKNGSGSVKFGVEPKGDVTIIMSDDDMVNLMMGKLNPQQAFFQGKLKIQGNMGLAMKLREFQNRTKSKL, translated from the exons ATGGCAGCCTCCAGACAAACAGCCAACAGACGAGTATTTGTGGTCGGAGTCGGCATGACCAAG TTTGAGAAGCCAGGTCGCCGAGATGACTTTGATTATCCAGATATGGCCAAAGAAGCAG GAACAAAAGCCCTGGAGGATGCTGGTGTGACGTATGATCAGATTGAGCATGCTTGTGTGGGATATTGTTACG GAGACACCACCTGTGGACAGAGGGCACTATACCAGCTTGGAATGAGTGGGATCCCAATCTACAAT GTGAACAATGCCTGTGCCACAGGATCTACTGCACTGTATATGGCAAAGAACCTCATAATGGGAG GACTGGCAGATTGCGTGCTGGCGCTCGGATTTGAAAAGATGCAGAAAGGATCCCTAGGATCAACT TATACAGACAGAACGAACCCAATGGACAAACATATGGAGGTAATGATGAATGCCCACGGACTAGACAAGGGACCCATCACCGCTCAGATGTTTGGAAATGCAGGCCGGGAACACATGGAAAAATACG GAACACAACCAGAGCATTTTGCAAAGATTGCCTGGAAGAACCACAAACACTCCACTAACAATCC cTACTCCCAGTTCCGTGATGAATATTCTCTGGAACAGATCATGGCATCCCCTAAAATTCACGATCCTCTCACCAAGCTGCAATGTTG TCCAACGTCAGATGGATCAGCAGCTGCGGTTTTGTGCAGCGAagaatttgtaaagaaacaTAACCTACAAAATCAGGCTGTTGAAATTGTTGCCATGGAAATGGGCACTGATTTCCCAAGCGCATTTAAGGACAACTCTTGTATGAAAATG GTTGGATATGACATGGCAAAAGCAGTAGCCAATCGAGCATTTGAGAAAGCAG GGTTGAGCAGAGATGCGGTACAGGTTGTGGAACTTCATGACTGTTTCTCGTGTAATGAGCTCATTACCTATGAGGCTTTGGGCCTGTGTGAGGAAG GGAAAGCCAAGGATTTGATTGACTCTGGAAACAACACATATGGTGGAAAGTTTGTCATCAACCCAAGTGGCGGACTCATTTCAAAAGGACACCCTCTAGGCGCCACCG GTCTGGCTCAGTGTGCGGAGCTTAGCTGGCAGCTGAGGGGAATGGCAGGAAGGAGACAAGTGAACGGGGCCAAGGTGGCGTTGCAACACAACTTGGGGCTAGGTGGCGCTGTGGTTATTAGTATTTATAGACTGGGATTTCCTAATGCTCA ACGACAAATTCAAGCTGCTCCTGCCAGCAGTTCAACAGAGAAGGACTTCAAATGCAAAGTCATCTTCgatgaaatcaaagaaaatcTGGACAAG GATGGACCAACTTGGGTGAAAAAGATGAAGGGTGTTTTTTGCTTCAAAGTTAAAGGAGCTGGTGGGAATCAAGGCGTGTGGGTAGTGGATGCTAAAAATGGAAGCGGATCAGTCAAATTTGGAGTCGAGC CTAAGGGTGACGTGACAATAATAATGTCAGATGATGACATGGTGAACCTAATGATGGGCAAACTGAATCCACAGCAG GCATTCTTCCAAGGAAAGCTGAAGATCCAGGGCAACATGGGGCTGGCCATGAAACTGCGGGAATTCCAAAACAGAACCAAGTCCAAGCTGTGA
- the LOC125669950 gene encoding sterol carrier protein 2-like isoform X6 has protein sequence MGGLADCVLALGFEKMQKGSLGSTYTDRTNPMDKHMEVMMNAHGLDKGPITAQMFGNAGREHMEKYGTQPEHFAKIAWKNHKHSTNNPYSQFRDEYSLEQIMASPKIHDPLTKLQCCPTSDGSAAAVLCSEEFVKKHNLQNQAVEIVAMEMGTDFPSAFKDNSCMKMVGYDMAKAVANRAFEKAGLSRDAVQVVELHDCFSCNELITYEALGLCEEGKAKDLIDSGNNTYGGKFVINPSGGLISKGHPLGATGLAQCAELSWQLRGMAGRRQVNGAKVALQHNLGLGGAVVISIYRLGFPNAQRQIQAAPASSSTEKDFKCKVIFDEIKENLDKDGPTWVKKMKGVFCFKVKGAGGNQGVWVVDAKNGSGSVKFGVEPKGDVTIIMSDDDMVNLMMGKLNPQQAFFQGKLKIQGNMGLAMKLREFQNRTKSKL, from the exons ATGGG AGGACTGGCAGATTGCGTGCTGGCGCTCGGATTTGAAAAGATGCAGAAAGGATCCCTAGGATCAACT TATACAGACAGAACGAACCCAATGGACAAACATATGGAGGTAATGATGAATGCCCACGGACTAGACAAGGGACCCATCACCGCTCAGATGTTTGGAAATGCAGGCCGGGAACACATGGAAAAATACG GAACACAACCAGAGCATTTTGCAAAGATTGCCTGGAAGAACCACAAACACTCCACTAACAATCC cTACTCCCAGTTCCGTGATGAATATTCTCTGGAACAGATCATGGCATCCCCTAAAATTCACGATCCTCTCACCAAGCTGCAATGTTG TCCAACGTCAGATGGATCAGCAGCTGCGGTTTTGTGCAGCGAagaatttgtaaagaaacaTAACCTACAAAATCAGGCTGTTGAAATTGTTGCCATGGAAATGGGCACTGATTTCCCAAGCGCATTTAAGGACAACTCTTGTATGAAAATG GTTGGATATGACATGGCAAAAGCAGTAGCCAATCGAGCATTTGAGAAAGCAG GGTTGAGCAGAGATGCGGTACAGGTTGTGGAACTTCATGACTGTTTCTCGTGTAATGAGCTCATTACCTATGAGGCTTTGGGCCTGTGTGAGGAAG GGAAAGCCAAGGATTTGATTGACTCTGGAAACAACACATATGGTGGAAAGTTTGTCATCAACCCAAGTGGCGGACTCATTTCAAAAGGACACCCTCTAGGCGCCACCG GTCTGGCTCAGTGTGCGGAGCTTAGCTGGCAGCTGAGGGGAATGGCAGGAAGGAGACAAGTGAACGGGGCCAAGGTGGCGTTGCAACACAACTTGGGGCTAGGTGGCGCTGTGGTTATTAGTATTTATAGACTGGGATTTCCTAATGCTCA ACGACAAATTCAAGCTGCTCCTGCCAGCAGTTCAACAGAGAAGGACTTCAAATGCAAAGTCATCTTCgatgaaatcaaagaaaatcTGGACAAG GATGGACCAACTTGGGTGAAAAAGATGAAGGGTGTTTTTTGCTTCAAAGTTAAAGGAGCTGGTGGGAATCAAGGCGTGTGGGTAGTGGATGCTAAAAATGGAAGCGGATCAGTCAAATTTGGAGTCGAGC CTAAGGGTGACGTGACAATAATAATGTCAGATGATGACATGGTGAACCTAATGATGGGCAAACTGAATCCACAGCAG GCATTCTTCCAAGGAAAGCTGAAGATCCAGGGCAACATGGGGCTGGCCATGAAACTGCGGGAATTCCAAAACAGAACCAAGTCCAAGCTGTGA